Proteins from a genomic interval of Oryctolagus cuniculus chromosome 8, mOryCun1.1, whole genome shotgun sequence:
- the LOC108178131 gene encoding uncharacterized protein — protein MPTGRAQPGGRPARSHRQRSPRPRSPVRLPPPPGNLALKEKAAWRRTRKSQDRRRRCGRPLSSFSTCRLARIVGHRTQASGAATRRAPGARGSCLSSPAGTLARGASRRAPREPATRSCALPPPSAGSGSFFFTSSSLDRKAAPARDTGAQAPPPAEEATT, from the exons ATGCCCACTGGA CGCGCGCAGCCCGGGGGGCGGCCGGCGAGGTCTCACCGCCAACGCTCGCCTCGACCCCGGTCTCCCGTCCGGCTCCCGCCACCGCCAGGAAACCTAGCGCTGAAGGAAAAGGCCGCCTGGCGTCGGACGCGCAAATCCCAGGACCGCAGGCGGCGGTGTGGCCGACCTCTGTCCTCCTTTTCCACTTGCCGACTCGCGCGTATCGTGGGGCACCGCACGCAGGCAAGCGGCGCCGCCACTCGTCGCGCTCCGGGAGCTCGGGGCAG TTGTCTGTCCTCGCCGGCAGGGACCCTGGCGCGCGGGGCGAGCCGTCGAGCGCCGCGCGAACCCGCCACCCGGAGCTGCGCTCTTCCGCCGCCTAGTGCAGGCTCCGGCTCCTTCTTCTTCACTTCGTCCTCTCTGGACCGCAAGGCCGCCCCCGCGAGGGACACCGGTGCCCAGGCGCCGCCCCCAGCGGaggaagccaccacctga